A window from Zingiber officinale cultivar Zhangliang chromosome 7A, Zo_v1.1, whole genome shotgun sequence encodes these proteins:
- the LOC121999394 gene encoding probable serine incorporator — MWAASCLASCCASCACEACRSVAGSISRRSARIAYCGLFALSLVISWILREVAAPLMESLPWINHFQKMPNREWFETSAVLHVSLGNFLFFTILAVLMIGIKNQKDPRDRLHHGSWMAKIVCWCVVVFLMFFVPNGVVSFFVPKGSTFVGYGVIG; from the exons ATGTGGGCAGCTTCGTGCCTCGCCTCTTGTTGTGCGTCCTGCGCTTGCGAGGCATGCCGCTCGGTTGCCGGCAGCATCAGCCGCCGCTCCGCTCGCATCGCCTACTGCGGCCTCTTCGCCTTGTCCCTCGTCATCTCGTGGATCCTACGCGAGGTGGCCGCTCCTCTCATGGAGTCCCTCCCGT GGATTAATCACTTCCAGAAGATGCCCAATAGGGAATGGTTTGAGACCAGCGCCGTGCTTCATGTCAGCTTGGGGAATTTCCTGTTTTTCACGATTCTAGCTGTTCTTATGATCGGTATAAAGAATCAGAAGGATCCGCGCGATCGTCTGCACCATGGTAGTTGGATGGCGAAGATTGTCTGCTGGTGTGTTGTGGTCTTTCTTATGTTCTTCGTCCCCAATGGCGTCGTCAGCTTCTTCGTCCCCAAAGGCTCAACCTTTGTGGGCTATGGTGTCATTGggtaa